One stretch of Mangifera indica cultivar Alphonso chromosome 9, CATAS_Mindica_2.1, whole genome shotgun sequence DNA includes these proteins:
- the LOC123224922 gene encoding probable rRNA-processing protein EBP2 homolog, whose product MGKPNKDATLLDEDEEMSDLNGEVSESESESELESDSEEDEDVKLAEPSKKAVYNKEGLEEKLQDISWPENAAWIHKLSIDINQEQEVDVNDDLKREASFYTQALEGTRHAFEKLQSMGLPFVRPADYYAEMIKTDAHMEKVKRRLLAEQKEIEEAEERKKAREAKKLAKEIQAQKTKERAKQKKEEIESVKKWRKQRQQSGFAGDVNDGDLSLAFEDGKSFERSSKRRPGVTPWDRSGGKARQIGGKFKKGMDKKRKGRDFKDSKFGYGGRKGMKKQNTADSTDDVRGSSKGGVAGNKKRKG is encoded by the coding sequence ATGGGGAAACCTAATAAAGATGCGACTTTGCTTGATGAGGATGAGGAAATGAGTGATCTCAATGGGGAAGTGTCTGAATCTGAATCAGAATCAGAACTGGAATCAGATtcagaagaagatgaagacgTGAAATTAGCTGAACCATCAAAAAAGGCTGTATACAACAAAGAGGGTCTTGAGGAAAAACTTCAAGATATTAGTTGGCCGGAAAATGCTGCATGGATACACAAGCTGTCCATCGATATTAATCAAGAGCAAGAAGTGGATGTGAATGATGACTTAAAAAGAGAGGCATCTTTCTACACACAGGCACTAGAGGGAACAAGGCATGCCTTTGAGAAGCTTCAGTCAATGGGATTACCTTTTGTTAGGCCAGCTGATTATTATGCAGAAATGATTAAGACAGATGCTCACATGGAGAAGGTAAAACGCCGACTTCTTGCAGAACAGAAAGAGATTGAGGAGgctgaagagagaaagaaggcCAGAGAGGCCAAGAAGCTAGCTAAAGAGATTCAGGCCCAGAAGACAAAAGAGAGAGCCAAGcagaaaaaagaagagatagAATCTGTTAAGAAATGGAGGAAGCAGAGACAACAAAGTGGGTTTGCTGGAGATGTAAATGACGGTGACCTAAGTTTGGCATTTGAAGATGGCAAATCATTTGAGAGGTCAAGTAAGAGAAGGCCAGGTGTGACTCCATGGGATCGGTCAGGAGGGAAGGCGAGACAAATTGGTGGAAAGTTTAAGAAAGGAATGGATAAGAAAAGGAAGGGTAGAGATTTTAAAGATTCTAAGTTTGGATATGGAGGGAGAAAGGGTATGAAGAAGCAGAACACCGCAGACTCCACTGATGATGTCAGAGGGTCTAGTAAAGGTGGAGTTGCAGGAAACAAGAAACGAAAGGGGTAA